The Burkholderia lata genome contains a region encoding:
- the purN gene encoding phosphoribosylglycinamide formyltransferase: MKKLVILISGRGSNMEAIVRACAQERWPAEIAAVIANRPDAAGLAFAASHGVATAVVDHRSFDGRDSFDAALAAEIDRFAPDLVVLAGFMRILTPAFVRRYEGRLLNIHPSLLPSFKGIHTHQQALDAGVALHGASVHFVIPELDSGAIVAQGAVPVRAGDDAAALAQRVLTVEHVLYPRAVRWFIEGRLRLENGRAVVAPEEARWIFADQPHTETSEGV, encoded by the coding sequence ATGAAAAAACTCGTGATCCTGATTTCCGGTCGCGGCAGCAACATGGAGGCCATCGTCCGCGCGTGCGCGCAGGAACGCTGGCCGGCCGAGATTGCCGCCGTGATCGCCAACCGGCCCGATGCGGCCGGGTTGGCATTTGCCGCGTCGCACGGGGTGGCGACGGCGGTGGTCGACCACCGGTCGTTCGATGGCCGCGACAGCTTCGACGCGGCACTCGCCGCCGAGATCGACCGGTTCGCGCCCGATCTCGTGGTCCTCGCCGGCTTCATGCGCATTCTCACGCCCGCATTCGTCAGACGATACGAAGGCCGGCTGCTGAACATCCATCCGTCGCTGCTGCCGAGCTTCAAGGGCATTCATACGCACCAGCAGGCGCTCGACGCGGGTGTCGCGCTGCATGGCGCAAGCGTGCATTTCGTGATTCCCGAGCTCGACAGCGGCGCGATCGTCGCGCAGGGCGCAGTGCCCGTGCGCGCGGGCGACGACGCGGCCGCGCTCGCGCAGCGTGTGCTGACGGTCGAGCATGTGCTGTATCCGCGCGCGGTGCGCTGGTTCATCGAGGGGCGTCTGCGCCTCGAGAACGGCCGTGCAGTGGTGGCGCCGGAAGAGGCGCGCTGGATTTTCGCGGATCAACCGCATACCGAAACGAGTGAGGGCGTATGA
- a CDS encoding DesA family fatty acid desaturase yields the protein MLNSLLDFLSHGLLHFSWWQVALFALAVTHVTIIGVTVYLHRCQAHRALELHPIASHFFRLWLWMTTGMLTGQWAAIHRKHHAKCETEEDPHSPQTRGIWKVFLEGAELYRAEAKNEETMRKFGHGTPSDWVERNVYSKYPILGISLMMVIDVALFGVIGLTVWAVQMVWIPFWAAGVVNGFGHFWGYRNFNSTDASTNLFPWGIVIGGEELHNNHHTFATSAKLSNKWYEFDIGWMYIRIMSAFGLAKVKKVAPTPRLNKPKTVLDQETLQAVLSNRYEVMARYGKAVKRAYRQELAHLKEIGGEKYQMMRGARKWFHKDADGLDEPQKKLLPEIFANSQKLQTYFQLRQDLAAIWDRSTASREQLLAQLQDWCHRAEQSGIKALQEFATRLRRYA from the coding sequence TTGTTGAATTCCCTGCTCGATTTTCTTTCCCACGGGCTCCTGCATTTTTCGTGGTGGCAGGTCGCGCTGTTCGCGCTCGCCGTCACGCACGTCACGATCATCGGCGTGACGGTCTACCTGCACCGCTGCCAGGCGCACCGCGCGCTTGAGCTGCATCCGATCGCGAGCCACTTCTTCCGCCTCTGGCTGTGGATGACGACCGGCATGCTGACCGGCCAGTGGGCCGCGATTCACCGCAAGCACCACGCGAAGTGCGAGACCGAGGAAGATCCGCACAGCCCGCAGACGCGCGGCATCTGGAAGGTGTTCCTCGAAGGCGCCGAGCTGTATCGCGCGGAAGCGAAGAACGAAGAGACGATGCGCAAGTTCGGCCATGGCACGCCGAGCGACTGGGTCGAACGCAATGTCTATTCGAAGTACCCGATTCTCGGCATCAGCCTGATGATGGTGATCGACGTCGCGCTGTTCGGCGTGATCGGCCTGACCGTGTGGGCCGTGCAGATGGTCTGGATTCCGTTCTGGGCGGCTGGCGTCGTCAACGGCTTCGGTCACTTCTGGGGCTATCGCAACTTCAACTCGACCGACGCGAGCACGAACCTGTTCCCGTGGGGCATCGTGATCGGCGGCGAAGAGCTGCACAACAACCACCACACGTTCGCGACGTCGGCGAAGCTGTCGAACAAGTGGTACGAGTTCGACATCGGCTGGATGTACATCCGCATCATGTCGGCATTCGGTCTCGCGAAGGTGAAGAAGGTCGCGCCGACGCCGCGCCTGAACAAGCCGAAGACGGTGCTCGACCAGGAAACGCTGCAGGCCGTGCTGTCGAACCGCTACGAAGTGATGGCGCGCTACGGCAAGGCCGTGAAGCGTGCGTACCGCCAGGAGCTCGCGCACCTGAAGGAAATCGGCGGCGAGAAGTACCAGATGATGCGCGGCGCACGCAAGTGGTTCCACAAGGATGCCGACGGCCTCGACGAGCCGCAGAAGAAGCTGTTGCCGGAAATCTTCGCGAACAGCCAGAAGCTGCAAACCTACTTCCAGTTGCGCCAGGATCTCGCCGCGATCTGGGATCGTTCGACCGCATCGCGCGAACAGCTTCTCGCGCAATTGCAGGATTGGTGCCATCGCGCAGAACAAAGCGGCATCAAGGCGCTGCAGGAATTCGCGACGCGCCTGCGCCGCTACGCCTGA
- a CDS encoding mechanosensitive ion channel family protein → MENLQSRLLSHRLASVIRDFHQPVMIWQAAILIGALCFAWVAARFVHGRIDARRRAAGRAPGAGAQSLKRALFPLFGSVFVGGAQLAFDPFMSTSLLSLALVPLFGIGLIYVLFFFARRVFARDGHTHAWLSIVEKIVSTVVWAAMVLTVLGIQRDVLGWLDSVQFRVANAHLTLLSVISGALWVCVTLMVAMWLGSVLEDRLTRATTLDANLKVVLSRVGRALLVFAAILIGLSLVGIDVTVLGVFGGAVGVGLGFGLQKIASNYVSGFIILLDRSLRLGDAISVGGLQGVVTQIRTRYTVVRGLDGNETLIPNEKLITDVVQNQSSYLTRGYAKVAVQVAYTSDVEYALTLLADAAKGVPRVLAEPAPTPYLVSFGADGIDLELGFWIEDSAKGTSGVRSTVNRNIWRLFSEHGISIPFPQREVRVVGLPDGFPAAGAAAGNGAVDGHVPAA, encoded by the coding sequence ATGGAGAATCTGCAGAGTCGTCTGCTGTCGCACCGGCTGGCGTCGGTCATCCGCGATTTCCACCAGCCGGTGATGATCTGGCAGGCGGCGATCCTCATCGGTGCGCTGTGCTTCGCCTGGGTGGCCGCGCGCTTCGTGCACGGCCGGATCGACGCGCGCCGCCGGGCGGCCGGACGTGCGCCCGGCGCGGGTGCGCAAAGCCTGAAGCGCGCGTTGTTCCCGCTGTTCGGCAGCGTGTTCGTGGGCGGCGCGCAGCTCGCGTTCGACCCGTTCATGTCGACGTCGCTGCTGTCGCTCGCGCTCGTGCCGCTGTTCGGCATCGGGCTGATCTACGTGCTGTTCTTCTTTGCGCGACGCGTGTTTGCGCGCGATGGCCACACGCATGCGTGGCTGTCGATCGTCGAGAAGATCGTGTCGACTGTCGTGTGGGCCGCGATGGTGCTGACCGTGCTCGGCATCCAGCGTGACGTGCTCGGCTGGCTCGACAGCGTGCAGTTCCGTGTCGCCAATGCGCACCTCACGCTGCTGTCGGTGATTTCCGGCGCGTTGTGGGTCTGCGTGACGCTGATGGTCGCGATGTGGCTCGGCTCGGTGCTCGAGGATCGCCTCACGCGCGCGACCACGCTCGACGCGAACCTGAAGGTCGTGCTGTCGCGGGTCGGCCGAGCGCTGCTCGTGTTCGCGGCGATCCTGATCGGGCTGTCGCTGGTCGGCATCGACGTGACGGTGCTCGGCGTGTTCGGCGGCGCGGTGGGTGTCGGCCTCGGTTTCGGGCTGCAGAAGATCGCCAGCAACTACGTGTCGGGCTTCATCATCCTTCTCGACCGCTCGCTGCGGCTCGGCGACGCGATCAGCGTCGGCGGGCTGCAGGGCGTCGTCACGCAGATCCGCACGCGCTACACGGTCGTGCGCGGCCTCGACGGCAACGAGACGCTGATCCCGAACGAAAAGCTGATCACCGACGTCGTGCAGAACCAGTCGTCGTACCTGACACGCGGCTACGCGAAGGTCGCGGTGCAGGTCGCGTACACGAGCGATGTCGAGTACGCGCTCACGCTGCTCGCCGATGCGGCCAAGGGCGTCCCGCGTGTGCTGGCGGAGCCCGCTCCGACCCCGTATCTGGTGAGTTTCGGGGCCGACGGGATCGACCTGGAGCTCGGTTTCTGGATCGAGGATTCCGCGAAAGGCACGTCCGGCGTGCGTTCGACCGTGAACCGCAACATCTGGCGCCTGTTCAGCGAGCACGGGATTTCGATTCCGTTCCCGCAGCGCGAAGTGCGCGTCGTCGGGTTGCCCGACGGCTTCCCCGCAGCGGGCGCGGCGGCCGGCAACGGCGCCGTGGACGGGCACGTACCGGCTGCATGA
- the nadB gene encoding L-aspartate oxidase gives MKFDVAIVGSGLAGLSVALNLASTRRVALIAKRSMMEGASDNAQGGIAAVLDSADSIENHVDDTLVAGGGLCDEGATRYIVEHGREAIEWLISQGVPFTKDDAAELGFHLTREGGHSHRRIIHAADATGHAVLATLSARARQHPNITFFENHHAIDLITSDRLGLPGRRCHGLYALDVDNDRTITIEAPHTVLATGGAGKVYLYTTNPDTATGDGIAMAWRAGCRVSNMEFIQFHPTCLFHPYAKSFLISEAVRGEGGLLKLPDGTRFMPAHDPRAELAPRDIVARAIDFEIKKRGIDCVYLDISHQPEAFLREHFPTIHARCLEFGIDIAKEPIPVVPAAHYTCGGVVTDLAGRTDLAGLYAVGETSYTGLHGANRLASNSLLECLVIGRAAAEAIEASGFDAETPATLPAWDESRVSDADEEVVVAHNWDELRRLMWNYVGIVRTDKRLERAKHRLSLLRDEIHEYYANFRVTRDLLELRNLVDVATLIVKSAHSRRESRGLHYSRDWPNSLPKALPSVLTPRARR, from the coding sequence ATGAAATTCGACGTGGCGATCGTCGGCAGCGGCCTGGCAGGGCTGTCGGTCGCACTCAACCTGGCCAGCACGCGACGTGTCGCGCTGATCGCGAAACGGTCGATGATGGAGGGCGCGAGCGATAACGCGCAAGGCGGCATCGCGGCTGTCCTCGATTCGGCGGACAGCATCGAGAACCACGTCGACGACACGCTGGTCGCCGGTGGCGGCTTGTGCGACGAAGGCGCGACGCGCTATATCGTCGAGCACGGCCGCGAAGCGATCGAATGGCTGATCTCGCAGGGCGTGCCGTTCACGAAGGACGACGCGGCCGAACTCGGCTTCCACCTCACGCGCGAAGGCGGCCACAGCCACCGCCGGATCATCCATGCGGCCGATGCGACCGGCCATGCGGTGCTCGCCACGCTGTCGGCGCGTGCGCGCCAGCATCCGAACATCACGTTCTTCGAAAACCACCACGCGATCGACCTGATCACGTCGGACCGGCTCGGCCTGCCCGGCCGCCGCTGTCACGGCCTGTACGCGCTCGACGTCGACAACGATCGCACGATCACGATCGAGGCGCCGCATACGGTGCTCGCAACGGGCGGCGCCGGCAAGGTGTACCTGTACACGACGAACCCCGACACCGCGACCGGCGACGGCATCGCGATGGCGTGGCGTGCGGGCTGCCGCGTGTCGAACATGGAGTTCATCCAGTTCCACCCGACCTGCCTGTTCCATCCGTATGCGAAGTCGTTCCTGATTTCCGAAGCCGTACGCGGCGAAGGCGGCCTGTTGAAGCTGCCCGACGGCACGCGCTTCATGCCCGCGCACGATCCGCGAGCCGAACTCGCGCCGCGCGACATCGTCGCGCGCGCGATCGACTTCGAGATCAAGAAGCGCGGGATCGACTGCGTGTATCTCGACATCAGCCACCAGCCGGAAGCGTTCCTGCGCGAACACTTCCCGACGATCCACGCGCGCTGCCTCGAATTCGGCATCGACATCGCGAAAGAGCCGATTCCCGTCGTGCCGGCCGCGCACTACACGTGCGGCGGCGTCGTCACCGACCTCGCCGGGCGCACCGATCTCGCGGGCCTGTATGCGGTCGGCGAAACGTCGTACACGGGGCTCCACGGCGCGAACCGGCTCGCGAGCAACTCGCTGCTCGAATGTCTGGTGATCGGCCGCGCGGCGGCCGAGGCGATCGAGGCATCCGGCTTCGATGCCGAAACGCCGGCCACGCTGCCCGCGTGGGACGAAAGCCGCGTGTCGGATGCGGACGAGGAAGTCGTCGTCGCGCACAACTGGGACGAGCTGCGCCGCCTGATGTGGAACTACGTCGGCATCGTGCGCACCGACAAGCGCCTCGAACGCGCGAAGCACCGGCTGTCGCTGCTGCGCGACGAGATCCACGAGTACTACGCGAACTTCCGCGTGACGCGCGACCTGCTCGAGCTGCGCAACCTCGTCGACGTGGCAACGCTGATCGTGAAGAGCGCACACTCGCGCCGCGAAAGCCGCGGGCTGCACTACAGCCGCGACTGGCCGAACTCGCTGCCGAAAGCGCTGCCGAGCGTGCTCACGCCGCGCGCGCGCCGCTGA
- a CDS encoding bifunctional riboflavin kinase/FAD synthetase: MKVFRGLPNAESRAPCALTIGNFDGVHRGHQALLARVRAAADARGLPVCVMTFEPHPREFFNPAGAPPRIAMLRDKLEALRDHGVDRVVVEHFNHTFASQSPQAFVERTLVNGLHTRWMMVGDDFCYGAKRAGTFDTLQAAGAQYGFEVEQMGTVAGSDGTRISSSGVRAALAAGDLDAAAQALGHGYAISGHVAHGLKLGRDLGFPTLNLPIAHKRPALAGIFVVQVHGLGPAPLPGVASLGLRPTVDDSGRVLLEVHLLDWHGDAYGKLIRVEFLKKLRDEAKFDDLEALSRAIALDVANARAYFIERDRAPGSRATGFSTSATDRIS; encoded by the coding sequence GTGAAAGTCTTCCGCGGCCTGCCCAACGCCGAGAGCCGCGCCCCGTGCGCGCTGACGATCGGCAACTTCGACGGTGTCCATCGCGGCCACCAGGCCCTGCTCGCGCGCGTGCGCGCAGCAGCGGACGCGCGCGGCCTGCCCGTGTGCGTGATGACGTTCGAGCCGCACCCGCGCGAATTCTTCAACCCGGCCGGCGCGCCGCCGCGCATCGCGATGCTGCGCGACAAGCTCGAGGCGCTGCGCGATCACGGTGTCGACCGCGTGGTCGTCGAGCACTTCAACCACACGTTCGCGAGCCAGTCGCCGCAGGCGTTCGTCGAACGCACGCTGGTGAACGGGCTGCACACGCGCTGGATGATGGTCGGCGACGATTTCTGCTACGGCGCGAAACGCGCAGGCACCTTCGACACGCTGCAGGCGGCCGGCGCGCAGTACGGCTTCGAGGTCGAGCAGATGGGGACGGTGGCCGGCAGCGACGGCACGCGCATCTCGAGCTCGGGCGTGCGCGCCGCGCTCGCGGCGGGCGATCTCGATGCGGCCGCGCAGGCGCTCGGCCATGGCTATGCGATCAGCGGCCACGTCGCGCACGGGCTGAAGCTCGGCCGCGACCTCGGCTTCCCGACGCTGAACCTGCCGATCGCCCACAAGCGGCCGGCGCTCGCGGGCATCTTCGTCGTGCAGGTGCACGGCCTCGGCCCCGCCCCGTTGCCGGGCGTCGCGAGCCTCGGCCTGCGCCCGACCGTCGACGATTCGGGCCGCGTGCTGCTCGAAGTCCACCTGCTCGACTGGCACGGCGACGCATACGGCAAGCTCATCCGCGTCGAATTCCTGAAAAAGCTGCGCGACGAGGCGAAATTCGACGATCTCGAGGCACTGTCGCGCGCGATCGCGCTGGACGTCGCGAATGCGCGTGCGTACTTCATCGAGCGCGACCGTGCGCCGGGCAGCCGCGCCACGGGTTTCTCGACGTCGGCCACCGACCGAATTAGCTGA
- the nadA gene encoding quinolinate synthase NadA, with product MQSTIKPVEYDRPVAAGTVCGVGQAWAKVPDAPSAEERAALKERIKALLVREKAVLVAHYYVDAELQELADETGGCVADSLEMARFGRDHDAQTLIVAGVRFMGETAKILSPNKRILMPDLDATCSLDLGCPVDEFSAFCDAHPDRTVVVYANTSAAVKARADWMVTSSIGLEIVADLHARGEKIIWAPDRHLGSYIQKKTGADMLLWQGSCLVHDEFKGIELDLLRAEYPDAKVLVHPESPENVVAQADVVGSTTQLIDAAVKFNATHFIVATDLGILHKMQLAAPGKTFIAAPTAGNSATCKSCAHCPWMAMNGLANLADVLERGHNEIFVDPAIGERARLPIDRMLDFAAAHKKRVQASGDLQRDQQLFANVGAA from the coding sequence ATGCAATCGACGATCAAACCCGTCGAGTACGACCGGCCCGTTGCAGCAGGGACCGTGTGCGGCGTGGGGCAGGCCTGGGCCAAGGTGCCCGATGCACCGTCCGCCGAAGAGCGGGCCGCGCTGAAGGAGCGCATCAAGGCATTGCTCGTGCGTGAAAAGGCCGTACTGGTCGCACACTACTACGTCGATGCCGAATTGCAGGAACTCGCCGACGAAACCGGCGGCTGTGTCGCCGATTCGCTCGAAATGGCCCGCTTCGGCCGTGACCACGACGCGCAGACGCTGATCGTCGCCGGCGTGCGCTTCATGGGCGAAACCGCGAAGATCCTGAGCCCGAACAAACGAATCCTGATGCCCGATCTCGACGCGACCTGCTCGCTCGACCTCGGCTGCCCGGTCGACGAATTCTCGGCGTTCTGCGATGCGCATCCGGACCGCACCGTCGTCGTCTACGCGAATACCAGCGCTGCCGTGAAGGCGCGTGCGGACTGGATGGTCACGTCGTCGATCGGCCTCGAGATCGTGGCCGACCTGCATGCGCGCGGCGAGAAGATCATCTGGGCACCGGATCGCCATCTCGGTAGCTACATCCAGAAGAAAACCGGCGCGGACATGCTGCTGTGGCAAGGCTCGTGTCTCGTCCACGACGAATTCAAGGGCATCGAGCTCGACCTGCTGCGCGCCGAGTATCCGGACGCGAAGGTGCTCGTCCACCCCGAATCGCCGGAAAACGTCGTCGCGCAGGCCGATGTGGTCGGCTCGACCACGCAACTGATCGACGCGGCGGTCAAGTTCAACGCGACGCACTTCATCGTCGCGACCGATCTCGGCATCCTGCACAAGATGCAGCTTGCGGCACCGGGCAAGACCTTCATTGCCGCGCCGACGGCCGGCAACAGCGCCACCTGCAAGAGCTGCGCGCACTGCCCGTGGATGGCGATGAACGGCCTCGCGAACCTCGCTGACGTGCTCGAACGCGGTCACAACGAGATCTTCGTCGATCCCGCGATCGGCGAGCGCGCACGCCTGCCGATCGACCGGATGCTCGATTTCGCAGCCGCGCACAAGAAGCGCGTGCAGGCGAGCGGTGATCTGCAACGCGATCAGCAATTGTTTGCGAACGTGGGGGCTGCATGA
- a CDS encoding RsmB/NOP family class I SAM-dependent RNA methyltransferase: MKLHGFLIGQTETLLAEVLKFAGPADATTSRFFRAHPKLGHAERGVIAEAVFAVLRRKMEFSHLAESGTGTPARRLTLLGLMQTAGRNALKPFLSDTESAWLEHVSKIDPASLPVRIRTNLPDWIHQALSARFDADELAQLAAALNYPAPLDLRANVQKASRDQVIDGLRAEGIDAGATPFSPFGVRVVGKPALTRLRLFEEGAIEVQDEGSQLLCSLVAPRRGEMVVDFCAGAGGKTLALGAMMRSTGRLYAFDVSEKRLAKLKPRLARSGLSNVNPVLIDSEHDAKIKRLAGKIDRVLVDAPCSGLGTLRRNPDLKWRQTRTAIDELTPKQASILASAARLVKKGGRLVYATCSVLDAENERIVEQFLADHPEFVLVPAQKVLDDQRIELETGDYLSLWPHRHATDGFFAAVLERRAAQ, from the coding sequence ATGAAACTGCACGGATTCCTGATCGGCCAGACCGAGACTTTGTTGGCCGAGGTGCTGAAGTTCGCCGGCCCTGCCGATGCGACGACGAGCCGGTTCTTCCGCGCGCACCCGAAGCTCGGGCATGCCGAGCGCGGCGTGATCGCCGAGGCGGTGTTCGCGGTGCTGCGCCGGAAAATGGAGTTTTCGCACCTCGCCGAGAGCGGCACGGGCACGCCTGCGCGGCGCCTCACGCTGCTCGGCCTGATGCAGACGGCTGGCCGTAATGCGCTGAAGCCGTTCCTGTCCGACACCGAGTCCGCATGGCTCGAGCACGTGTCGAAGATCGACCCGGCGAGCCTGCCGGTGCGCATCCGTACGAACCTGCCCGACTGGATCCACCAGGCATTGTCGGCCCGTTTCGACGCCGACGAGCTCGCGCAACTCGCGGCCGCGCTGAACTACCCGGCGCCGCTCGACCTGCGTGCCAATGTGCAGAAGGCCAGCCGTGATCAGGTCATCGACGGGTTGCGCGCGGAAGGCATCGATGCGGGCGCGACGCCGTTTTCGCCGTTCGGCGTGCGCGTGGTCGGCAAGCCGGCGCTGACGCGCCTGAGGCTGTTCGAGGAAGGCGCGATCGAGGTGCAGGACGAAGGCAGCCAGCTGCTGTGCTCGCTGGTCGCGCCGCGCCGCGGCGAGATGGTCGTCGATTTCTGCGCGGGCGCGGGCGGCAAGACGCTCGCGCTGGGCGCGATGATGCGCTCGACCGGGCGACTCTACGCGTTCGACGTGTCGGAGAAGCGCCTGGCGAAGCTGAAGCCGCGCCTTGCGCGCAGCGGGCTGTCGAACGTGAACCCCGTGCTGATCGACAGCGAGCACGACGCGAAGATCAAGCGGCTCGCCGGCAAGATCGACCGCGTGCTGGTCGATGCGCCGTGCAGCGGCCTCGGCACGCTGCGCCGCAACCCGGACCTGAAGTGGCGCCAGACGCGCACGGCGATCGACGAGCTGACGCCGAAGCAGGCGTCGATTCTCGCGAGCGCCGCGCGCCTGGTGAAGAAGGGCGGCCGGCTCGTCTACGCGACCTGCAGCGTGCTCGACGCCGAGAACGAACGCATCGTCGAACAGTTCCTGGCTGACCATCCCGAGTTCGTGCTGGTGCCGGCGCAGAAGGTGCTGGACGACCAGCGCATCGAGCTCGAGACGGGCGACTACCTGTCGCTATGGCCGCACCGCCACGCGACCGACGGCTTCTTCGCCGCGGTGCTCGAACGGCGCGCTGCGCAGTAA
- the nadC gene encoding carboxylating nicotinate-nucleotide diphosphorylase, with protein MTNSAVSPLFSSVREQYGAAFDDAIARNVADAIAEDVGAGDQTGRLVPAGGRRRARIIVREEAVLCGVPWFEAVIARIDPEIVVQWHYREGDRMTPDSTVCELEGPARALLTAERNGLNFLQLLSGVATATRRYVDRVEGTRAKILDTRKTLPGLRLAQKYAVRVGGGENQRLALYDGILIKENHIAAAGGVGEALDAAFALESGVPVQVEVETLAQLDTALAHRAQSVLLDNFTLDMMREAVRVAADKAVLEVSGGVNFDTVRAFAETGVDRISIGALTKDVRATDYSMRIVD; from the coding sequence ATGACGAACTCCGCAGTATCCCCGCTGTTCAGCAGCGTCCGCGAGCAATACGGCGCGGCATTCGACGATGCGATCGCACGCAACGTGGCCGATGCAATCGCGGAAGACGTCGGTGCCGGCGACCAGACCGGGCGGCTCGTACCGGCCGGCGGGCGTCGCCGTGCTCGCATCATCGTGCGCGAGGAAGCCGTGTTGTGTGGCGTGCCGTGGTTCGAGGCCGTGATTGCACGGATCGATCCGGAGATCGTCGTGCAATGGCACTATCGCGAAGGCGACCGGATGACGCCCGATTCGACCGTTTGCGAACTCGAAGGGCCGGCGCGCGCGCTGCTGACGGCCGAGCGCAACGGGCTGAACTTCCTGCAGCTGCTGTCGGGCGTCGCGACCGCGACGCGTCGTTACGTCGATCGTGTCGAAGGCACGCGCGCGAAGATCCTCGATACGCGCAAGACGCTGCCGGGCCTGCGGCTCGCGCAGAAGTACGCGGTGCGCGTCGGCGGCGGCGAGAACCAGCGTCTCGCGCTGTATGACGGCATCCTGATCAAGGAAAACCACATCGCGGCGGCAGGCGGTGTCGGCGAGGCACTCGACGCGGCGTTCGCGCTGGAGTCGGGCGTGCCCGTGCAGGTCGAAGTCGAGACGCTTGCGCAACTCGATACGGCGCTCGCGCACCGCGCGCAGTCGGTGCTGCTCGACAACTTCACGCTCGACATGATGCGTGAAGCGGTGCGTGTGGCTGCGGACAAGGCCGTGCTCGAAGTGTCGGGCGGCGTCAATTTCGATACGGTGCGTGCGTTCGCGGAGACGGGTGTCGACCGCATCTCGATCGGCGCGCTGACGAAGGACGTGCGCGCGACGGACTATTCGATGCGGATCGTCGACTGA